The stretch of DNA agtcagacttggccaaaaaaaaaaaaaaaaaatgtacaactaCATAAAAAGATATATCCAAACTAGAAAGGTTTAAAGGATAAATTGATGGATTTGTGTTTCCTATGGAAGAGGGAACAAAGCACAGtgctaatatacatatattacttaGTTTAAAGATAGGAAAGcatgaatctttttattttctctgtagttTGCCTTGTGACATTACCACTCAGAGAGATGTTGATACTTCACTTTTCTAGTGTTTACTGATTTCAAGACAAGGTGATGATATTGAATCTCCTTAGGAGCCACCCTGATACTGGAACTCCATTTTATTGTGGTTATACATTTGTTACCGTTTATCTTATATTCATGGTATTGGATCAATTACACATCGCTATAATTACAAATAATGTTCAAATACACAAAATACTTAATGGTCAAATCCTACACTGAgagggaattttatttttaatttttgtgttcttatagaataatttggaaaataaagtaacAATTGAATTTTATCTTGTATGAAAATGTATTGTCATCATATGTATATCTGTTTTAGAGAagcacaaaacagaaacaaacatgtTATTTCGGCCATAAACCTAGTTTACAATGGGGCCAATTCCTTGGAGGTGAAGGCGTGGAAAGGAGTGCCCAGATTAGACGGGGTATCTGGGGTCTGTGCTTCTCTCAGTTTTCCATGCGGCTCCTAGAGTGTGTTACCATTCTAACATCATCACATATCACTCCCTGACATGAAACAGTCTTGGTAGGAAAGTAAAAAGAGTCATTTTCAAGAAGAAAACTGTTTTtcaatttcacttttatttttacaagCTGGAAAAGAGGTGCTTGATTCCCCAGGAAAAGCTACGGAAACGTGCTAAATGTTTACAAGGGCAACTACTCCAGTACTCTTAGAAAGCCCAGGACCTTAAGGATAGAGTATTGTAAGGGAGGACTTTGTTGTATCTCCTTAAAATCACATATGAGCAAAAATCCTAAGTTATATCCACTTCAAGATTCCGTGTGAATCCACCATAGTCTCCTAAAAGGGTTTCTTTCTTCTCTCGAAAAACAGTTCCCTGTCCACAGGAGGCTCAAGGTCCATGTACCTTTGTTCTTCCAACTAGGAAGCCCTAGAACAATGCCTGCTCATACATGGACCTCAGGGACCcaaatatgatgatgatgacgcTGACGGTGATTGTTATTTTCTTGAGCCAGGGTCTCCCTCTGCCAGCCAGGTAGGAgagcagtggctccatctcagctcactgggaTCTCCACCTCcagagctcaagagatcctcctacctcagcctctggagtagctgaaagagcaggcaccaaccaccacatttagcttttttttttcccactttaatTGTAGAGAGGAAGTTccgtcatgttgcccaggatggtctggaacgcCTGAGTTTAAGTGATCCGCCAACCCCGCTCTCCCAAAATGCTCTCtgtcgcctatagtcccagctactcaggaggctgaggcaggagaatggcgtgaacctggtaggcggagcttgcagtgagccgagaccgcgccattgcactccagactggacaacagaactagactccgtctgaaaaaaaaaaaaaaaaaaaagaggaaatatagACAATGAGATGtatctattttaaatatgaataaataaatcagtagtTGAGTGGTTGCAAGGGACCAACGGGGAAGGAAAAGTGCAGAGAGTGGACACAGTGCATTTGTACGGAAGTGAAACTAGTCCATAGAATACAATAACGGTGGGCACGTGTAATTATGCCTTTGCTCAGATCCATGGAATATACAACAGCCAAGTGAATCCTAAGAAGAGCTATGGTCTTGGAGTCAGAGTGACGTGTCAGTGTAGGCTAAATGATTGTAGCCAAAGTCCCAATCTAGGAGAGAAAGTTGATAATAAGGGGGCCTATGAATATGTTGGGGGAGAGGATATCTGTAACCTCTGTTCCTTTTGCCCCATTTTGGCATGAACCTAAAGGTTTTCTATGAAATGagctctatttttaaaacagtaatgtAAACTTATTTTGTGAGTGTTGATTATCCTGGAATTTCCTGTTTGGTGCGTGATATATGCATTGCATACATGGGCATTAAATTTCTACTACACATATCAGAGAAGCCTGTTAACCGTGTATTGAAATAGGGGCCTTTTGTTTGTGTGTTGTCTCTTCTGCTTTGCCTTTTCTCATGGAGCCAAAGGTATGAAGGTAGCAGCTGTGGCCTCGGTTCAGCAGCAGCTCAGTAAACTCAGGGTCTTCACTGGGCCTCATGGCATTTCCAAAGttggaaaatggaaacaaagctCAGCCCCAGTACcaaggtaagaaaaaaaacaggCGGCCTCAGTGACAGGCCCATAGGACCAGTTGATCAAAAAGCCACAGCTTCGCCTGAAGGCTACCCGCCGATTCCCATGAATGTCACTTTGGGAGAGAAAAATGCCCCCAAGAGCATCCCTGTTAGAGGTTTTCTATCTTTCCCTCCCCGTTTCACCTCATCCTCCGGGAACCTGAGAGACACCTCATGATCGCACCCTTGGTGTTTTGCAGCAGTCACCAATGTCGTGTAACATGCAACTTTACTCCTATGTCTTTTTCATTGTAATGACTTCCATGTAAACTTTCAGAATCTCCTTGGAACCCAGAATTTTATCTAACTCGCACCTACCATCCCTCCCATGATGCACACAGCAGAGGTTCCGCCCTCCCTGGGGGTGTGTGCAGAATCCGGGGACTTGATTGGGTTTTCACAGCCCTGGTGAGATTGAGGATCTAGTGAAGCAGGGAGTACAATGGAAGGTAGCAGGGAGGGCCTAATGCAATCATCTGAGCTCCTTATAAGAGGCAGGGCTTTACCGAGACCACAGAGATCTCCAGTCAGAAAGAGACTGCCTGCGAGGGAGATTCCTGGCTGCTGCTGTGTAGACCAAGGAAACCCACGACACTCCAGGAAGACTAGAAGCCCGGCCTCCGACCCACAGACCTGAGAGCTGGTAAGTCTGGGGCTGGGTTTGCAGGGACTAAGTGTGTGGGAGAGTCATGCGCATGGACCTCAACTCACAGGCTCTCTGAATCCTGTCCACAGCACCACTGCCCTCGTTTTCAGACGCCAGCACCGCCTGCAGCAGGCCAGGCTCAGCCCAAGGAGAGCGGAGAGGCTAAGACCCCGAAACATGGCTCGCACCAAGCAGACCGCCCGGAAAGCCACCAACTGGCAGGCCCCCAGGAAGCCCCTGGCCACCAAAGCAGCCGCCAAAAGGGCGCCGCCTAGAGGAGGGATCAAGAAGCCTCACCGCTACAAGCCTGGCACCCAGGCGCTGCGGGAAATCAGAAAGTACCAGAAGTCCACGCAGCTGCTCCTGCGCAAGCTGCCTTTCCAGTGCCTGGTGCGCGAGATCGCTCAGGTCATCAGCCTGGACCTGCGCTTCCAGAGCGCGGCCATTGGCGCCCTGCAGGAGGCCAGCGAGGCCTACCTGGTGAACCTCTTTGAAGACACCAACCTGTGTGCCATCCATGCCAGACGTGTCACAATTATGCCCAGAGACATGCAGCTGGCCCGCCGCATCCGCGGAGAGGGTGCTTAAGAGCCCACGCTCCTGGGAAACGTTGCACTCTAGAGGACTTCTTTTCTATTtggttgtgttttcttttttctcttccccctGTAACTGGTAGTTCTGATGTGAgaagttttgttctgttttggtttcttttcccTCCTGGGGTCCAAAGGTAGCTAAGCATAGGATTGCCAGTGGAAACGTAGGCAGAAATCAGGTGGCggttgtgtctgtgtgtgcttcTGTTAGGAAACGTCTCATCTACCTTGAGGCTCCCAAGGCACTAGTGTCAAGTGGAAATGTGTCTGTGAGCGAGTTTCAGTTCAACTctgtaaa from Macaca nemestrina isolate mMacNem1 chromosome 6, mMacNem.hap1, whole genome shotgun sequence encodes:
- the LOC139363640 gene encoding histone H3.X-like, whose amino-acid sequence is MARTKQTARKATNWQAPRKPLATKAAAKRAPPRGGIKKPHRYKPGTQALREIRKYQKSTQLLLRKLPFQCLVREIAQVISLDLRFQSAAIGALQEASEAYLVNLFEDTNLCAIHARRVTIMPRDMQLARRIRGEGA